Proteins from one Candidatus Goldiibacteriota bacterium genomic window:
- a CDS encoding DUF4329 domain-containing protein, giving the protein YIGGTAYDLTSISYNRDYFYDPAKPHAVDHMNNNGSIFREYEYDANGNVTSHTGNLREILWDEENRIKQVTDTFPFNSPVSENYFYDHKGERKIKINNYNMGTPQLGDVAMYVNQYAAMWLSNANNINTYTKNYYVGNQRVASRIMSDAACATGTDSFDFTYFYGTDHLGSSTYLTDNSGNIVEHNEYTPWGEIWQTEDSMPTVSVGELNNPFKFTGKEMDRTGLYYYGARYYDPQVSLWMSPDPILDKYLPKFDEKDNSKLLGMGGVFNSLNLGLFTYTHQNPVKLVDPDGKAAGDPFVSIHDAAIDFSRNYNDDSIRTDREYGTMIYEVRDAKGNIQNFTYANPRQGEQHGVRIARPPNGEKFRAFAHTHGADSPGYADNKFSPKDIENATKANVPSYVADPEGNLKKFDPRTNKTTPIESNLPSDPNSVNRANTISPDVGSKNGAGGVNKIDKYQ; this is encoded by the coding sequence GTATATAGGCGGAACAGCGTATGATTTAACTTCAATATCATATAACAGGGATTATTTCTATGACCCTGCAAAGCCGCACGCTGTGGACCACATGAATAATAACGGCAGTATATTCAGGGAATACGAATATGATGCCAATGGGAATGTGACAAGCCACACCGGCAATTTAAGGGAAATTTTATGGGATGAAGAGAACAGGATAAAACAGGTGACAGACACTTTCCCGTTTAATTCGCCGGTATCGGAAAATTACTTCTACGACCATAAAGGCGAAAGAAAAATAAAGATAAATAATTATAATATGGGAACACCGCAGCTTGGCGATGTGGCGATGTATGTTAATCAGTACGCGGCAATGTGGTTAAGCAACGCCAACAACATAAATACGTATACAAAGAACTATTACGTGGGGAATCAGCGCGTTGCAAGCAGAATAATGTCAGATGCGGCGTGTGCAACAGGCACGGATAGTTTTGATTTTACATATTTCTACGGCACAGACCATCTTGGCTCGTCAACGTATCTCACAGATAATAGCGGGAATATTGTAGAGCATAACGAGTATACGCCATGGGGCGAAATATGGCAGACAGAAGACAGTATGCCCACGGTATCAGTTGGGGAACTGAATAATCCGTTTAAGTTTACGGGTAAGGAAATGGATAGGACAGGGCTGTACTATTACGGCGCCCGCTACTACGACCCACAGGTTTCGCTATGGATGAGCCCGGACCCGATACTTGATAAGTATCTGCCTAAATTTGACGAAAAAGATAACAGCAAACTCCTGGGAATGGGTGGGGTATTTAATTCGTTAAACCTTGGGTTGTTTACCTACACGCATCAGAATCCGGTGAAATTAGTGGATCCGGATGGGAAAGCTGCAGGAGATCCTTTCGTTTCAATTCATGATGCGGCTATCGATTTTTCACGAAATTACAATGATGATTCAATACGAACTGATCGTGAGTACGGAACAATGATTTATGAAGTTAGGGATGCAAAAGGTAATATTCAAAATTTTACATATGCAAATCCAAGGCAAGGAGAGCAACATGGAGTGAGGATTGCTCGGCCCCCAAATGGAGAGAAGTTCAGAGCGTTTGCGCATACTCACGGAGCGGATAGTCCAGGATATGCTGACAATAAATTTTCACCTAAAGATATAGAGAATGCAACGAAAGCAAATGTGCCATCGTATGTCGCTGACCCAGAAGGAAATCTTAAAAAGTTTGATCCTCGTACAAATAAAACTACACCGATTGAATCGAATTTGCCAAGTGATCCTAATAGTGTCAATAGGGCAAATACTATTAGCCCGGATGTTGGTTCCAAAAATGGAGCGGGAGGAGTGAATAAAATTGATAAGTATCAATAG